From Toxorhynchites rutilus septentrionalis strain SRP chromosome 2, ASM2978413v1, whole genome shotgun sequence, a single genomic window includes:
- the LOC129767830 gene encoding uncharacterized oxidoreductase YjmC, translating to MNKGMFSTAQRAIRLTTATKTCWATQCAPTASGQVQRVLVVQQNHHHQYHSCNTEMTNKKPDDRGTARRDYATTVASGNRWKQHAGILGTTIYRRDICQTKRSMSASAALPKLVAVEEARRFMVDCFVKSNTPLAHAQQMADLLVEADYRGHFSHGMNRLEMYINDLHKNCCNGAAVPKILCETGATAWVDGNNGLGAVVGNFCMDLAIKKAGDCGIGWVCAKRSNHYGIAGWYALRAMKANYIGISMTNTSPLASPTRSKEAALGTNPIAVGAPAKNGDGFVLDMATTAVAVGKIEIQRRKGEPIPVGWAQDPTGHPTTDANVAFDTACLMPLGGTELTSGYKGYGLSAMVEMFCGIMAGSNYATNIRKWTHAGSDSEANLGQCFVAVNPTCFAPGFEARLSDLNGILRNMPRTDESKPVLVAGDPERNHMKKVDKDGGLAYHENQIKTCNQLSERLGVPPITFL from the exons ATGAACAAAGGCATGTTTTCAACCGCTCAACGCGCAATACGACTTACAACGGCGACGAAAACATGTTGGGCAACACAATGTGCGCCAACGGCGTCGGGTCAGGTTCAGCGTGTATTGGTGGTACaacaaaatcatcatcatcagtatcaCAGCTGTAATACGGAGATGACAAACAAAAAACCCGACGACCGAGGAACCGCCAGGCGTGATTATGCCACCACAGTCGCTTCTGGTAATCGGTGGAAGCAGCACGCAGGAATTCTAGGAACTACAATCTATCGAAGAG ACATTTGCCAGACTAAAAGAAGCATGAGTGCGTCAGCAGCTTTACCCAAACTCGTGGCGGTGGAAGAAGCCCGCCGCTTTATGGTGGATTGTTTTGTCAAGTCCAATACGCCACTCGCTCATGCGCAACAGATGGCCGATCTGCTGGTGGAAGCCGATTATCGAGGACACTTCAGCCATGGCATGAATCGGCTGGAGATGTACATCAACGATCTGCACAAAAATTGCTGTAATGGTGCTGCTGTACCAAAGATTCTATGTGAAACCGGTGCGACAGCGTGGGTCGACGGGAATAATGGACTCGGTGCTGTGGTCGGTAATTTTTGCATGGACCTAGCCATCAAGAAAGCTGGTGATTGCGGTATCGGATGGGTTTGCGCGAAAA GATCCAATCATTACGGTATCGCTGGTTGGTATGCGCTGCGCGCTATGAAAGCAAATTACATAGGTATATCCATGACTAACACTTCACCCCTTGCAAGTCCTACCAGAAGCAAAGAAGCTGCGCTGGGCACCAATCCTATCGCCGTGGGAGCTCCGGCTAAAAATGGGGATGGATTTGTGTTGGACATGGCCACTACCGCTGTGGCTGTTGGAAAG ATTGAAATCCAACGGCGCAAAGGTGAACCAATTCCTGTCGGTTGGGCGCAAGATCCGACGGGCCACCCAACAACGGATGCGAATGTAGCTTTCGACACGGCTTGCCTAATGCCATTGGGTGGCACTGAACTCACTTCCGGCTACAAAGGATACGGGCTTTCTGCGATGGTGGAAATGTTCTGTGGAATTATGGCGGGATCAAATTATGCCACTAACATTCGCAAGTGGACTCACGCAGGATCTGACTCGGAAGCCAATCTGGGTCAATGCTTTGTGGCTGTAAATCCCACCTGTTTTGCGCCAGGTTTCGAAGCCAGATTATCGGATCTGAACGGTATTTTGAGGAACATGCCACGG ACGGACGAAAGTAAACCGGTACTGGTAGCCGGTGATCCGGAACGAAACCACATGAAAAAGGTGGACAAGGACGGTGGACTGGCATACCACGAAAACCAAATCAAGACCTGCAATCAGTTG